A single genomic interval of Struthio camelus isolate bStrCam1 chromosome 9, bStrCam1.hap1, whole genome shotgun sequence harbors:
- the EIF4G1 gene encoding eukaryotic translation initiation factor 4 gamma 1 isoform X5, translating to MHAGTCRRSCVRLWPAPGRRSCRPPAGWEGAAPGMSWVGWTQAAPQHFYQNRAQPPTSASRVQSNTTARPGPPAHVYPAASQGRSTYVVPTQQYPVQPGAPGFYPGASPTEFGTYAGAYYPAQGVQQFPAGVPTAQVMMSQQPPIPPKRERKTIRIRDPNQGGKDITEEIMSGARTSSTPTPPQAGSGLEPQANGETPHVAVIVRPDDRPKPALVVSKPVSLEPSKSASPSPPPPLIPEVEPVLLSAVTLVPMEPPVDADTKAELGEAPPDPHETFSAVTTVPGAVELPLVPAPDVDTVVLEEEAAIPLLEPAPEVPELPEVQPVPVVPPMPAVPPVPAPASPPLVLQAPEAPAKPASPSPPPPQEEPCPEDTAEANGVLEEVPEPVPEAPVCQPAPVPAPEPVPVPVLDSPIAQPEELPLPNGVEGADKAEPSEEQPESDVSPISEPEEPAQSDTPTSPPAEEEEEEESEGPAEAQERSLSPAPAPSQTLEATAPVAVSVPKKKRRMKELNKKEAVGDLLDAFKESQISDSASEAENKPPISAPAHEAEDAAPTRPQEESEETWEEKEDKLAPEKGKAADQKYRYKEEQWKPLNPEEKKRYDREFLLGFQFIFASMQKPEGLPQITDVVLDKPCLLPSQANKTPLRALDPIRLSSMNCSPDFTPSFANLGRPVMGNRGLPSGLGPRRSQQSQRKEPRKIIATVSLNEDVKLNKAEKAWKPSSKRASEEEDPENIKTQELLRRVRSILNKLTPQMFQQLMKQVMELSIDTEERLKGVIDLVFEKAISEPNFSVAYANMCRCLMGLKVPTTDKPTVTVNFRKLLLNRCQKEFEKDKDDDEIFEKRQKEMDDASAPEEKARMKDELEEARDKARRRSLGNIKFIGELFKLKMLTEAIMHDCVVKLLKNHDEESLECLCRLLTTIGKDLDFEKAKPRMDQYFNQMEKIIKEKKTSSRIRFMLQDVIDLRRNSWVPRRGDQGPKTIDQIHKEAEMEEHREHIKVQQLMSKDKRRGPPGPSSSSGRGSLVADDGWNTVPISKGNRPIDTSRLTKITKPGSIDSNNQLFAPGGRLSWGKGSSGGSGAKPADSASDSGRPATSTLNRFSALQQSTPAESLESRRVVQRSSSSRDRSEKAGDRGDRESRSEKGSDRLERPDRGERGERNRSALTKRSFSKETEDRSREREKQGGPEAVRKAASMTEERDRSRETIKQEPAPSAEPPKPTLSEEELEKKSKAIIEEYLHINDMKEALQCVQELGSPSSLYVFVRNGIESTLERSTISREHMGVLLFQLVKAGTLSKEQYYKGLREILEIAEDMEIDIPHIWLYLAELITPILHEEGIPMEELFREITKPLVPIGKATTLLVEVLGLLCKGMSQKKAGKLWRDGGLSWKEFLPEDQDVNKFVTEQKLEYTMGDNSDTPSRKELTSEELCKQMDKLLKENSNNQRIYDWIEANLSEQQVSSNVFIRALMTSVCHSAIVFENPYRVDAQVIRNRAKLLQKYMRDEQKELQALYALQALVVKLDQPPNLLRMFFDALYDEDVIKEEAFYKWESSKDAAEQQGKGVALKSVTAFFTWLREAEDESDNN from the exons ATGCACGCCGGGACCTGCCGCCGGAGCTGCGTGCGGCTGTGGCCGGCTCCGGGGCGCAGGAGCTGCCGGCCCCCGGCGGGCTgggagggggccgcgccgggcatgAGCTGGGTTGGATGGACTCAGGCGGCCCCGCAG CACTTCTACCAGAATAGGGCCCAACCTCCCACGAGCGCGTCCCGCGTGCAGAGTAACacgacggcccggcccggcccgcctgcccATGTGTATCCAGCTGCTTCCCAG GGTCGCTCCACGTACGTTGTCCCAACCCAGCAGTACCCAGTGCAGCCTGGTGCCCCTGGTTTTTACCCTGGAGCTAGCCCTACAGAGTTTGGGACTTACG cgGGTGCCTATTACCCAGCCCAGGGGGTGCAGCAGTTCCCGGCGGGGGTCCCCACGGCCCAGGTTATGATGAGCCAGCAGCCGCCAATTCCCCCGAAGCGAGAGCGCAAGACG ATTCGGATACGAGACCCCAACCAAGGTGGCAAAGACATCACTGAAGAAATCATGTCTGGAGCAAGGACctcatccacccccacccctccccag GCTGGAAGCGGTTTGGAGCCCCAGGCCAACGGAGAGACACCCCATGTAGCAGTTATTGTCCGGCCAG ATGACCGCCCGAAGCCTGCGCTGGTGGTAAGCAAGCCCGTCTCCCTGGAGCCCAGCAAGTCGGCGTCACcgtcgcctcctcctcccctcatcCCCGAGGTGGAGCCTGTGCTGCTCTCGGCTGTGACGCTGGTGCCAATGGAGCCCCCCGTGGACGCGGACACTAAAGCGGAGCTGGGCGAGGCGCCGCCCGACCCGCATGAGACTTTTAGCGCCGTCACTACAGTGCCAGGGGCCGTGGAGCtgcccctcgtgcctgcccccgaCGTGGACACTGTGGTCCTGGAGGAGGAAGCTGCCATTCCCCTCCTGGAGCCTGCCCCGGAGGTGCCTGAGCTGCCCGAGGTGCAGCCGGTGCCTGTCGTCCCCCCGATGCCAGCCGTGCCCCCGGTGCCAGCCCCGGCGTCACCTCCGCTCGTACTGCAGGCCCCTGAAGCGCCCGCCAAAcccgcctcccccagccccccgccaccccagGAAGAGCCCTGCCCCGAGGACACAGCTGAGGCCAACGGGGTCTTAGAGGAGGTGCCCGAGCCAGTCCCCGAGGCACCCGTGTGCCAGCCGGCGCCTGTGCCAGCACCTGAGCCGGTGCCTGTGCCCGTCCTGGACTCCCCCATCGCTCAGCCCGAAGAGCTGCCTCTGCCCAACGGGGTGGAGGGCGCCGACAAAGCGGAGCCAAGCGAGGAGCAGCCAGAGTCGGATGTCAGCCCCATCTCGGAGCCCGAGGAGCCGGCCCAGTCGGacacccccacctccccccctgcggaggaggaggaggaagaagagagcgaAGGCCCTGCTGAGGCCCAGGAGCGGAGTTTgagcccggcccctgccccttCGCAGACCTTGGAGGCGACCGCACCAG TCGCCGTGTCGGTGCCAAAGAAAAAGCGACGGATGAAGGAACTGAACAAAAAGGAGGCAGTAGGCGATTTGCTGGATGCCTTTAAAGAG TCTCAGATCAGTGACAGTGCCTCAGAGGCGGAGAACAAGCCCCCCATATCCGCCCCTGCCCACGAAGCGGAGGACGCAGCCCCCACCCGTCCCCAGGAGGAGTCAGAGGAGacgtgggaggaaaaagaggacaaGCTGGCCCCAGAGAAGGGCAAGGCCGCGGATCAGAAGTACCGCTACAAGGAAG aGCAATGGAAGCCCCTGAACCCCGAGGAGAAGAAGCGATATGACCGTGAGTTCCTGCTGGGCTTCCAGTTCATCTTTGCCAGCATGCAGAAACCTGAGGGACTGCCCCAGATCACGGATGTGGTGCTGGACAAG CCCTGTCTTCTCCCTTCACAGGCCAACAAAACACCTTTGCGGGCACTGGACCCCATCCGCCTCAGCAGCATGAACTGCAGCCCTGACTTCACCCCCTCCTTCGCCAACCTTGGCCGGCCCGTCATGGGTAACCGGGGCCTG CCCTCAGGGTTGGGTCCCCGCCGCTCCCAGcagagccagaggaaggagcccCGCAAAATCATCGCCACTGTGTCCCTCAATGAGGATGTCAAGCTGAACAAGGCCGAGAAGGCCTGGAAACCCAGCAGCAAGCGTGCCTCTGAGGAGGAGGATCCTGAGAACATCAAGACACAG GAACTGCTCCGCCGTGTCCGCAGCATCCTCAACAAGCTGACACCCCAGATGTTTCAGCAGCTGATGAAGCAGGTGATGGAATTGTCCATCGACACGGAGGAGCGGCTCAAGGGTGTCATCGACCTCGTCTTCGAGAAGGCCATCTCGGAGCCAAACTTCTCTGTTGCCTATGCTAACATGTGCCGTTGCCTTATGGGG ctcaAAGTGCCCACGACAGACAAGCCCACGGTGACTGTGAACTTCCGCAAACTGCTGCTCAACCGCtgccagaaggagtttgagaaggacAAGGATGACGACGAGATTTTTGAGAAGCGGCAGAAGGAGATGGACGATGCCAGTGCT CCCGAGGAGAAGGCACGCATGAAGGAtgagctggaggaggcgcgggacAAGGCCCGCCGGCGATCTCTGGGCAACATCAAGTTCATCGGGGAGCTGTTCAAACTGAAGATGCTGACGGAGGCCATCATGCATGACTGTGTGGTGAAGCTGCTCAAAAACCATGATGAGGAGTCTCTTGAGTGCCTTTGCCGCCTACTTACCACCATTGGCAAGGACTTGGACTTCGAGAAGGCGAAG CCCAGGATGGACCAGTACTTCAACCAGATGGAGAAGATCATCAAAGAGAAGAAGACATCATCCCGCATCCGTTTCATGCTGCAGGATGTGATTGATCTCAGACGG AATAGCTGGGTGCCGCGGCGAGGAGACCAGGGCCCCAAAACCATCGACCAGATCCACAAGGAAGCAGAGATGGAGGAGCATCGGGAACACATCAAAGTGCAGCAATTGATGTCAAAGGACAAGAGGAGGGGACCCCCCGGGCCATCCTCCAGCA GTGGACGCGGAAGCCTGGTCGCGGATGACGGCTGGAACACGGTGCCCATCAGCAAGGGCAACCGGCCCATCGACACCAGTCGGCTCACAAAGATCACCAAG cctggaTCGATTGACTCCAACAACCAGCTCTTTGCGCCAGGTGGGCGGCTGAGCTGGGGCAAAGGCAGTAGCGGAGGGTCTGGTGCGAAGCCTGCAGATTCAG CATCTGATTCAGGGCGACCGGCCACGAGCACCTTGAACCGCTTCTCAGCGCTCCAGCAATCCACCCCTGCCGAGAGCCTGGAGTCCCGTCGCGTGGTGCAGAG GAGCAGCTCCAGCCGCGACCGGTCAGAGAAggctggggacagaggggacCGGGAGTCGCGTTCGGAAAAGGGCAGCGACCGCCTGGAGCGTCCCGACCGGGGGGAGCGAGGAGAGAGGAACAGATCTGCCCTCACCAAGAGGAGCTTCAGCAAAGAGACAGAGGACAGGAGCCGGGAACGGGAGAAGCAGGGCGGCCCCGAGGCTGTGCGCAAGGCTGCTAGCATGACGGAGGAGCGGGACAGGAGCCGAGAGACGA ttAAGCAAGAGCCAGCACCTTCTGCAGAACCCCCCAAGCCCACGCTGTCAGAAGAAGAGCTAGAGAAGAAATCCAAGGCAATCATAGAGGAATACCTGCACATCAACGACATGAAG GAGGCCCTGCAGTGtgtgcaggagctgggcagccCCTCCTCGCTCTACGTCTTTGTGCGGAACGGCATCGAGTCCACGCTGGAGAGGAGCACGATTTCCCGCGAACACATGGGAGTCCTGCTGTTCCAGCTGGTGAAGGCTGGCACGCTCTCCAAGGAGCAGTACTACAAAGG GCTGCGGGAGATCCTGGAGATTGCAGAAGACATGGAGATCGACATCCCGCACATCTGGCTGTACCTGGCTGAGCTTATCACACCCATCCTGCACGAGGAAGGCATTCCCATGGAGGAGCTGTTCAG GGAGATTACAAAGCCCTTAGTGCCCATCGGGAAGGCCACCACGCTGCTGGTTgaagtgttgggcttgttgtGCAAGGGCATG agtcagaagaaagcaggcaaGCTGTGGCGGGATGGGGGCCTGAGCTGGAAGGAATTCCTGCCTGAGGACCAGGATGTCAACAAATTTGTCACGGAGCAG AAATTGGAGTACACGATGGGGGACAACTCGGACACGCCGAGCCGCAAGGAGCTGACCTCAGAGGAGCTGTGCAAGCAAATGGACAAACTGCTGAAGGAGAACTCAAACAACCAAAGAATATATGACTGGATTGAG gCTAACTTGAGTGAGCAGCAGGTCTCATCCAATGTATTTATCAGGGCCCTGATGACATCTGTGTGCCATTCGGCCATAGTCT TTGAGAACCCGTACCGCGTAGATGCCCAAGTCATCCGCAACCGGGCCAAGCTGCTGCAGAAGTACATGCGGGACGAGCAGAAGGAGCTCCAGGCGCTCTATGCCCTGCAGGCCTTGGTGGTGAAGTTGGACCAGCCTCCAA ACCTGCTGAGGATGTTCTTCGATGCCCTCTACGATGAGGACGTCATCAAAGAGGAGGCCTTCTACAAGTGGGAATCTAGCAAGGATGCAGCCGAGCAGCAGGG
- the EIF4G1 gene encoding eukaryotic translation initiation factor 4 gamma 1 isoform X10, producing the protein MNKAPQPTGGAPTAPHPAPSPGLPQSTFPPGQTAPVVFNPAPTSQMNTPSQPRQHFYQNRAQPPTSASRVQSNTTARPGPPAHVYPAASQVMMIPSQISYTPSQGAYYIPGQGRSTYVVPTQQYPVQPGAPGFYPGASPTEFGTYAGAYYPAQGVQQFPAGVPTAQVMMSQQPPIPPKRERKTIRIRDPNQGGKDITEEIMSGARTSSTPTPPQAGSGLEPQANGETPHVAVIVRPDDRPKPALVVSKPVSLEPSKSASPSPPPPLIPEVEPVLLSAVTLVPMEPPVDADTKAELGEAPPDPHETFSAVTTVPGAVELPLVPAPDVDTVVLEEEAAIPLLEPAPEVPELPEVQPVPVVPPMPAVPPVPAPASPPLVLQAPEAPAKPASPSPPPPQEEPCPEDTAEANGVLEEVPEPVPEAPVCQPAPVPAPEPVPVPVLDSPIAQPEELPLPNGVEGADKAEPSEEQPESDVSPISEPEEPAQSDTPTSPPAEEEEEEESEGPAEAQERSLSPAPAPSQTLEATAPVAVSVPKKKRRMKELNKKEAVGDLLDAFKESQISDSASEAENKPPISAPAHEAEDAAPTRPQEESEETWEEKEDKLAPEKGKAADQKYRYKEEQWKPLNPEEKKRYDREFLLGFQFIFASMQKPEGLPQITDVVLDKANKTPLRALDPIRLSSMNCSPDFTPSFANLGRPVMGNRGLPSGLGPRRSQQSQRKEPRKIIATVSLNEDVKLNKAEKAWKPSSKRASEEEDPENIKTQELLRRVRSILNKLTPQMFQQLMKQVMELSIDTEERLKGVIDLVFEKAISEPNFSVAYANMCRCLMGLKVPTTDKPTVTVNFRKLLLNRCQKEFEKDKDDDEIFEKRQKEMDDASAPEEKARMKDELEEARDKARRRSLGNIKFIGELFKLKMLTEAIMHDCVVKLLKNHDEESLECLCRLLTTIGKDLDFEKAKPRMDQYFNQMEKIIKEKKTSSRIRFMLQDVIDLRRNSWVPRRGDQGPKTIDQIHKEAEMEEHREHIKVQQLMSKDKRRGPPGPSSSSGRGSLVADDGWNTVPISKGNRPIDTSRLTKITKPGSIDSNNQLFAPGGRLSWGKGSSGGSGAKPADSGRPATSTLNRFSALQQSTPAESLESRRVVQRSSSSRDRSEKAGDRGDRESRSEKGSDRLERPDRGERGERNRSALTKRSFSKETEDRSREREKQGGPEAVRKAASMTEERDRSRETIKQEPAPSAEPPKPTLSEEELEKKSKAIIEEYLHINDMKEALQCVQELGSPSSLYVFVRNGIESTLERSTISREHMGVLLFQLVKAGTLSKEQYYKGLREILEIAEDMEIDIPHIWLYLAELITPILHEEGIPMEELFREITKPLVPIGKATTLLVEVLGLLCKGMSQKKAGKLWRDGGLSWKEFLPEDQDVNKFVTEQKLEYTMGDNSDTPSRKELTSEELCKQMDKLLKENSNNQRIYDWIEANLSEQQVSSNVFIRALMTSVCHSAIVFENPYRVDAQVIRNRAKLLQKYMRDEQKELQALYALQALVVKLDQPPNLLRMFFDALYDEDVIKEEAFYKWESSKDAAEQQGKGVALKSVTAFFTWLREAEDESDNN; encoded by the exons ATGAACAAAGCTCCACAGCCCACAGGAGGAGCCCCGACAGCCCCGCACCCTGCCCCTTCTCCTGGACTTCCACAG tCGACGTTTCCACCTGGTCAGACGGCACCTGTGGTTTTTAACCCGGCACCGACCTCACAAATGAATACGCCTTCTCAGCCGCGACAG CACTTCTACCAGAATAGGGCCCAACCTCCCACGAGCGCGTCCCGCGTGCAGAGTAACacgacggcccggcccggcccgcctgcccATGTGTATCCAGCTGCTTCCCAGGTGATGATGATACCCTCCCAGATATCCTACACACCTTCCCAAGGAGCGTATTACATTCCCGGACAG GGTCGCTCCACGTACGTTGTCCCAACCCAGCAGTACCCAGTGCAGCCTGGTGCCCCTGGTTTTTACCCTGGAGCTAGCCCTACAGAGTTTGGGACTTACG cgGGTGCCTATTACCCAGCCCAGGGGGTGCAGCAGTTCCCGGCGGGGGTCCCCACGGCCCAGGTTATGATGAGCCAGCAGCCGCCAATTCCCCCGAAGCGAGAGCGCAAGACG ATTCGGATACGAGACCCCAACCAAGGTGGCAAAGACATCACTGAAGAAATCATGTCTGGAGCAAGGACctcatccacccccacccctccccag GCTGGAAGCGGTTTGGAGCCCCAGGCCAACGGAGAGACACCCCATGTAGCAGTTATTGTCCGGCCAG ATGACCGCCCGAAGCCTGCGCTGGTGGTAAGCAAGCCCGTCTCCCTGGAGCCCAGCAAGTCGGCGTCACcgtcgcctcctcctcccctcatcCCCGAGGTGGAGCCTGTGCTGCTCTCGGCTGTGACGCTGGTGCCAATGGAGCCCCCCGTGGACGCGGACACTAAAGCGGAGCTGGGCGAGGCGCCGCCCGACCCGCATGAGACTTTTAGCGCCGTCACTACAGTGCCAGGGGCCGTGGAGCtgcccctcgtgcctgcccccgaCGTGGACACTGTGGTCCTGGAGGAGGAAGCTGCCATTCCCCTCCTGGAGCCTGCCCCGGAGGTGCCTGAGCTGCCCGAGGTGCAGCCGGTGCCTGTCGTCCCCCCGATGCCAGCCGTGCCCCCGGTGCCAGCCCCGGCGTCACCTCCGCTCGTACTGCAGGCCCCTGAAGCGCCCGCCAAAcccgcctcccccagccccccgccaccccagGAAGAGCCCTGCCCCGAGGACACAGCTGAGGCCAACGGGGTCTTAGAGGAGGTGCCCGAGCCAGTCCCCGAGGCACCCGTGTGCCAGCCGGCGCCTGTGCCAGCACCTGAGCCGGTGCCTGTGCCCGTCCTGGACTCCCCCATCGCTCAGCCCGAAGAGCTGCCTCTGCCCAACGGGGTGGAGGGCGCCGACAAAGCGGAGCCAAGCGAGGAGCAGCCAGAGTCGGATGTCAGCCCCATCTCGGAGCCCGAGGAGCCGGCCCAGTCGGacacccccacctccccccctgcggaggaggaggaggaagaagagagcgaAGGCCCTGCTGAGGCCCAGGAGCGGAGTTTgagcccggcccctgccccttCGCAGACCTTGGAGGCGACCGCACCAG TCGCCGTGTCGGTGCCAAAGAAAAAGCGACGGATGAAGGAACTGAACAAAAAGGAGGCAGTAGGCGATTTGCTGGATGCCTTTAAAGAG TCTCAGATCAGTGACAGTGCCTCAGAGGCGGAGAACAAGCCCCCCATATCCGCCCCTGCCCACGAAGCGGAGGACGCAGCCCCCACCCGTCCCCAGGAGGAGTCAGAGGAGacgtgggaggaaaaagaggacaaGCTGGCCCCAGAGAAGGGCAAGGCCGCGGATCAGAAGTACCGCTACAAGGAAG aGCAATGGAAGCCCCTGAACCCCGAGGAGAAGAAGCGATATGACCGTGAGTTCCTGCTGGGCTTCCAGTTCATCTTTGCCAGCATGCAGAAACCTGAGGGACTGCCCCAGATCACGGATGTGGTGCTGGACAAG GCCAACAAAACACCTTTGCGGGCACTGGACCCCATCCGCCTCAGCAGCATGAACTGCAGCCCTGACTTCACCCCCTCCTTCGCCAACCTTGGCCGGCCCGTCATGGGTAACCGGGGCCTG CCCTCAGGGTTGGGTCCCCGCCGCTCCCAGcagagccagaggaaggagcccCGCAAAATCATCGCCACTGTGTCCCTCAATGAGGATGTCAAGCTGAACAAGGCCGAGAAGGCCTGGAAACCCAGCAGCAAGCGTGCCTCTGAGGAGGAGGATCCTGAGAACATCAAGACACAG GAACTGCTCCGCCGTGTCCGCAGCATCCTCAACAAGCTGACACCCCAGATGTTTCAGCAGCTGATGAAGCAGGTGATGGAATTGTCCATCGACACGGAGGAGCGGCTCAAGGGTGTCATCGACCTCGTCTTCGAGAAGGCCATCTCGGAGCCAAACTTCTCTGTTGCCTATGCTAACATGTGCCGTTGCCTTATGGGG ctcaAAGTGCCCACGACAGACAAGCCCACGGTGACTGTGAACTTCCGCAAACTGCTGCTCAACCGCtgccagaaggagtttgagaaggacAAGGATGACGACGAGATTTTTGAGAAGCGGCAGAAGGAGATGGACGATGCCAGTGCT CCCGAGGAGAAGGCACGCATGAAGGAtgagctggaggaggcgcgggacAAGGCCCGCCGGCGATCTCTGGGCAACATCAAGTTCATCGGGGAGCTGTTCAAACTGAAGATGCTGACGGAGGCCATCATGCATGACTGTGTGGTGAAGCTGCTCAAAAACCATGATGAGGAGTCTCTTGAGTGCCTTTGCCGCCTACTTACCACCATTGGCAAGGACTTGGACTTCGAGAAGGCGAAG CCCAGGATGGACCAGTACTTCAACCAGATGGAGAAGATCATCAAAGAGAAGAAGACATCATCCCGCATCCGTTTCATGCTGCAGGATGTGATTGATCTCAGACGG AATAGCTGGGTGCCGCGGCGAGGAGACCAGGGCCCCAAAACCATCGACCAGATCCACAAGGAAGCAGAGATGGAGGAGCATCGGGAACACATCAAAGTGCAGCAATTGATGTCAAAGGACAAGAGGAGGGGACCCCCCGGGCCATCCTCCAGCA GTGGACGCGGAAGCCTGGTCGCGGATGACGGCTGGAACACGGTGCCCATCAGCAAGGGCAACCGGCCCATCGACACCAGTCGGCTCACAAAGATCACCAAG cctggaTCGATTGACTCCAACAACCAGCTCTTTGCGCCAGGTGGGCGGCTGAGCTGGGGCAAAGGCAGTAGCGGAGGGTCTGGTGCGAAGCCTGCAGATTCAG GGCGACCGGCCACGAGCACCTTGAACCGCTTCTCAGCGCTCCAGCAATCCACCCCTGCCGAGAGCCTGGAGTCCCGTCGCGTGGTGCAGAG GAGCAGCTCCAGCCGCGACCGGTCAGAGAAggctggggacagaggggacCGGGAGTCGCGTTCGGAAAAGGGCAGCGACCGCCTGGAGCGTCCCGACCGGGGGGAGCGAGGAGAGAGGAACAGATCTGCCCTCACCAAGAGGAGCTTCAGCAAAGAGACAGAGGACAGGAGCCGGGAACGGGAGAAGCAGGGCGGCCCCGAGGCTGTGCGCAAGGCTGCTAGCATGACGGAGGAGCGGGACAGGAGCCGAGAGACGA ttAAGCAAGAGCCAGCACCTTCTGCAGAACCCCCCAAGCCCACGCTGTCAGAAGAAGAGCTAGAGAAGAAATCCAAGGCAATCATAGAGGAATACCTGCACATCAACGACATGAAG GAGGCCCTGCAGTGtgtgcaggagctgggcagccCCTCCTCGCTCTACGTCTTTGTGCGGAACGGCATCGAGTCCACGCTGGAGAGGAGCACGATTTCCCGCGAACACATGGGAGTCCTGCTGTTCCAGCTGGTGAAGGCTGGCACGCTCTCCAAGGAGCAGTACTACAAAGG GCTGCGGGAGATCCTGGAGATTGCAGAAGACATGGAGATCGACATCCCGCACATCTGGCTGTACCTGGCTGAGCTTATCACACCCATCCTGCACGAGGAAGGCATTCCCATGGAGGAGCTGTTCAG GGAGATTACAAAGCCCTTAGTGCCCATCGGGAAGGCCACCACGCTGCTGGTTgaagtgttgggcttgttgtGCAAGGGCATG agtcagaagaaagcaggcaaGCTGTGGCGGGATGGGGGCCTGAGCTGGAAGGAATTCCTGCCTGAGGACCAGGATGTCAACAAATTTGTCACGGAGCAG AAATTGGAGTACACGATGGGGGACAACTCGGACACGCCGAGCCGCAAGGAGCTGACCTCAGAGGAGCTGTGCAAGCAAATGGACAAACTGCTGAAGGAGAACTCAAACAACCAAAGAATATATGACTGGATTGAG gCTAACTTGAGTGAGCAGCAGGTCTCATCCAATGTATTTATCAGGGCCCTGATGACATCTGTGTGCCATTCGGCCATAGTCT TTGAGAACCCGTACCGCGTAGATGCCCAAGTCATCCGCAACCGGGCCAAGCTGCTGCAGAAGTACATGCGGGACGAGCAGAAGGAGCTCCAGGCGCTCTATGCCCTGCAGGCCTTGGTGGTGAAGTTGGACCAGCCTCCAA ACCTGCTGAGGATGTTCTTCGATGCCCTCTACGATGAGGACGTCATCAAAGAGGAGGCCTTCTACAAGTGGGAATCTAGCAAGGATGCAGCCGAGCAGCAGGG